ACGATGATCGTCTCCATAGGGCATCGTCCCGACGGTACGCCAAAAGATACGTTGCGCAATCTCCGTGAAACAAAGAAGTGCGTGGTCTGTATGATCGAAGAGGAACAGCTTGAAGCGATGCATTTCAGCTCAAAAGGGGTAGATGCCGATGTCAGCGAGAGCGAACTCTTCGATATCCCTATGGAAGAGGTGGTAGAAGGTTTCCCTCCCATGGTGAAAGGCGTGAAGGCTGCTTTCTTCTGCGAATACCTCCAGGAAGTCGACCTGAAAGGCAGCAAGACCATCCCCGTGATCATAGAGATCAAACACCTCTACATCAATGAATCCATCATCACGGACAGTGAGAAGATGACGCTCGAACTTGATGCCATTGCACGTATCGGCAAAAGCTATGCAAAACTCGGAAAGAAGATCACCCCTCCCGATATTCCCTAAACCTTTGTACGGTTTGTATCGGTTTTGACCGTTGCATTGCTTTCTGCCTCCTGTTGCGCTTTCCTCTTTCTCTGGTACTCCCTGAATGCCCTGATGTTCTTCAAATGCTCTTCATAAGTGACTGCAAAACTGTGCACGCCGCTTGGGGTAAGCATAAAGAAGAGATATTCGCTCTCTGCGGGCATCATCGTTGCTCTGAGTGCTTCCATGGTGACCGTACCCAGTGGCAGGGGTGGCAATCCTTTGTATTTGTAGGTGTTGAAGTAGGTATTGTCTGTTTTTATGCGCTCAGGAGTAACAATGATATGGGAATATTTTCCGTAATTTAGTGTACTGTCCATCTGCAGTTTCATCTTCTTCTCCAGACGGTTGTAGATCACGGAGGAGATCAACGGCATCTCTTTGGCCGAATTGCTCTCTTTCTGGATGATGGAAGCAATGGTCAGGAGTATCTGGATGGTGAAGCGTTCCGGTTTGTTTTTGAAATATTCTTTTTCAAATGTCAATAGTTCTTTGTCGGATCGATCAAAGAGGTACTGCATGACAGCAAATGCATCCGCCTTTCTGGCAAGGGTATAACTCTGCGCAAAGATATCCCCCTCTTTGAAACGCGAACGTGCTTCATATTCTTCAAGCAGTTTCTTTGGGTCAAGCTTCATGTCATTCGCCAAACGGCGGCAGAGCTCTTTGGCAGTTTCCCCCGCATAAACTACCACTTTCATAGTATCGGCCTTTTTTTTATGCAGGGAGGAGAAGAATGAATACCTGCTTTTCTCCGTATCTTCGACATGATACCATCCCTCTTTGGGAAGTGTACCCAAATGCATCAATACCTGATCGATGAAGGTGACTGTATAGCCATATTTTTCAAGATTTTTGGCTATCTCTTTAGAGCTGGAGCCTGTGAGGTAGAAGGTTTTATGCTCTGAAGAAGGAGAGACGAAATTGTAGATTGCTGCGATGGAGATAATAACGATAATAACTTCGATATAGCGAAGGATACGCTTGTATTCCCGGGCAAACAATTCTTTCATGATGAGTGATTATAGCATATCTGCTTAATGATGTATCAAGGAGTTAAGAGTTTATACGTGAGAAAAGTGCTATGATGTAACTATTCCAATAGTTAAAAAGGAGTCATCATGGCTAAAGATTCAAAGAAGAAAGAAGAAGAGAAAAAAGCGCTTTTGAAGAAAGCAAAGAAAAAAGCCGAGAAAAAGAAGGCTAAGAAGAAAGCTGAAAAGAAAAAAGCTGAAAAGAAGAACAGCAAAAAGAAAACAAAGAAGAAAAGTAAAAAGTCTAAGAAATAGATCTTAGCATAGGGATCGGTTTATCCGATACCTGTTACCCCTCCAAACTCTCTTCATCAATGACAATGATACCGTCATGGTCCGCAAGAAGAATTTCCCCGTTTTTAAAAAATACACCACCGAAAGTGAAGGTAACATCACGTTCCCCCGGCTGTTTGGTATGGCTTTTTCGCGGGCAGGTCCCCAGCGCCCAAAGCCCGACGGGAATGGTTTTGGTAATGTGCGTGTCCCGCACATAGCCGTTGATGAGAATGCCCGCCCAGCCGTTCTCGTGCGCAAATTTCATCAGGTTCTCACCCACGACCGCATAGTGTGCCCGGTCGACATCGACTACGGCAATACGCCCCTCACCGGGCTCTTTGAGCATTTTGATAAGGTCGGAATTCTCTTCCTTGAGTTTGAGCGTGGCAATGGGGCCTTTGCATTTCTCCATACCACCGTAAGAGTGGTATTCGGGGGAGAGTACCTGTACTTTTTCGTGGTGTTCGTCTGAAATGTCGGCAGTGTAAAAGGGCATTTTTTGTTCCTTGGATAACTAGATCATCTGTCATTCTGGATTTATCCCGGTTTCAAAATCACGTATAAATCCCGACGAGATTCTGAAACGAGTTCAGGATGACGTAGTACGATAAGATATTTTTTGGAATGATTATACTAAAAAAAATCTATAATTAGATAGAATTATGAATAATTTATATATAAAGCAGATAGATGAAAGTAGTAACCGGAGTAGTGGGGAACGATATCCATGTCGTTGCCAACAGGCTGATTGATATTTCGTTGGAAGAGCGCGGGTTTGAAGTCTTCAATTTAGGGGTGAATACCTACCTTGAAGAGTTTATGGATGCGGTGATAGAGACCGATGCAGATGTACTTCTGATCTCTTCTCTCAATGGGGAGGCGGAAGGGTGGTGCCGTGACCTGAAGATACTCAAAAGCCAGTACGATTTCAAGGATGTGGTTTTTATGATAGGCGGGAATCTCGGTGTGGGAGAAATGGATCCTGAACTGATCGTTCCGAAGTTTCAGAACTACGGCTTTGATCTGGTCTTTCACCAGGTCGATCTCAATGAGGGGCTCGATCAGCTCGAAGCCGCATTGGAGGCACGCAAATGAGTCTGTTACAGCGTGAACGTGAGATCATCGTCAACAATGAGTATATAGACCGTTTCGATTTTGAAGAGGTGGAAGAGTTCATCAGGGGTGCGAGTAAGAACCTGTTCATCTCCCACAAGTTCAAGACAGCCGACCACATGCTGGTGCAGCCGCGCGGAGGGTTCCCGACCTACGACAAAGTCTTTCAGCTTTACAAAGAGTTTAAAGAGGCCAATGTCGATGTACTTCCCCTGACCATCGATTCCAATACCCGTCTGAATGACTATGCTTCGGCGAAGAAGATGCTGGCACTCTCTGAAGAGAACGATGTCGATATGCTCAACGGCTACCCTCTGGTGAACCACGGATATCGTACCACAAGGAAAATGATCACGCATTATGATACGCCTGTCAGTCTGCGTCATGGTACGCCGGATGCACGCCTGCTGGTCGAAACGGCCCTGGCATCGGGGATATTTGAGATCGAGGGCGGGCCTATTACCTACCTTCTTCCGTATTCCAAAAACTTCCCCATGGACAAAGCTTTTCTCTACTGGAAATACGTTGAGAGAGTCTGTGCAAAATACTCTGAACTCAATGAGCCGATCAACCGTGAATCTTTCGGTCCGCTCTCTGCTACGCTTCAACCGCCGGCCATCGTCATCGTCATCCAGCTCTTGGAGATGCTGCTCTCTCTTGAAGAAGGTGTAAAGTCCTTCTCTGTGAGTTTTTCCCAGACAGGTTCCATGCTGCAGGACATCGTCTCTTCGAATGTCATCAAGAAGCTTGCCCGCAAGTATGCTGACAGGTTCGGACATGAAGATGCGACGATCAATCTCGTCTATCACCAGTGGATGGGGGCTTTCCCGAGGAACAAAGAGTACTCCGATTCACTTATCAACACTTCGACCGTGATCGCTGCGATGGTCGGGGCTGACAAGATCATCACCAAGACACGGAACGAAGCTTTCGGTATCCCGACCAAAGAGGCCAATGCCATGGCGGTCGCCAATGTGAAATATACCCTGGGTATGCTCAAAGGCTTGCCGACGGTCGGCGATGAGGAAGAGGAAGAGAATCTGACTAACGAAGTCGACGAGATCCTTGAAGCGGTATTCAATGACGGGGCGGATACGCTTTGGAGAAAGGTCTTCAACTCCATTAAAAAAGGGTACATAGATATTCCTTTCTCACCGCATATCATCAATGCGAATGAAGTGATCACCATCCGTGACCCGCAGAGTAATATCCGTATTCTGAAAAAAGGAAAACTGCCTATTTCGGAAAAGAGTTTCGCCTATGAACGCTCGAAGATAAAACTGGCCGAGGGAGAACGCGTGGTGGACAAGATCATTCAGGATATAGGGATCATGCTATGAGTAGTAAATTAATGATAGATATAGGCAGTACCTATTTCAAAGTGGCCCAGGAAGGAGAGATCGAGCAGTATTTCAGAGATTTCAACAAAAATATCTTTGATGATCTCAGCAGCAAGTGTGCCAGCCTTATAGAACAGTATAGTGAGGAAAATATTCATATCTGCTCTTCTGCCAACGGTGGCTTGAGTACGCTGATCATCGGGCTGACAAACTCTTTCAGTCTGAAGTATGCCATCAACATTGCATTCAATTCGGGGATCAACATCATCGATACGGTACTGTATCCAAAGATAGAGCAGGAACCCGTACCGACAGAGATGATCGACGTCGTTATCATAGTAGGGGGCATAGACAGCGTTGAAAACGTGTTTGATGAAAAGCTCCTGGACTATCTGGACAGAGTGAATTATCAGAATATCGTCTATGTGGGAACGAAAAAAAGTACCCCTTTCCTGCAGGAGAACATCGAAAACATAGTGGTACTTGAGAATGTCATCTCTGACAAGCTCAAGATCCAGGAAGAAGCGCTGAAAACCTATCTGACCGATCTCTATCAGGCAGATATCATGGGGAAAGAGGATATCAAGCAGCTCTATGGGATCACAACCAACCAGATCTTCTCTACACCCTACATCGTTAACCGTTCGCTTTCAGAGATCAGTGAACATATGGATGTAGCCGATCCGTTCATCGTTGTGGATATCGGCGGGGCGACCACGGACATCCACTACAGCCGTGACCTGGTCAACGACAATATTCTGACCGATAGCGGTTATGACAGACTGGTCTTCAAGAAACTGGGTGTCTTCAAATCTCGTGAAAGTCTGGTACATACAGCTAAGAACAATGAGTTCGTTTTCGAGCTTCTGGAGCATTTGAACGTCACGGAGAACATCCTGGAAGAGTACAGCGAAAAGGCCACACGCACTTTGATGCAGCTGGCGATCTTCCTCGTACTGTACAAAGTCTCCAAGCACCATGCTTCCTACATAGAACTGAATCTGGAGATCCTCAACAGTATCGTGCTTACCGGTGGTATCACCAAGGTACTGACGCAGGAAGAAGTGGATGACATCATTCTTTTCTTTTACAAGAAGATCCTTCATTTCCACCATGCCCCCAAAATTCTGCTTGATCAAAATTATGAGATCTGGACCTATGGTATTACAGGAAGTTCCCTAAAGGAGTAGTCATGTCAGTGAACAGTATTCGAAATCTATTGGAGATCGCAGCTCAGAGTGAGCCTGAAAAGATCGGGCTCAGACACGGCCATGAACAGTACAGCTATGCACAGCTCATCAAAAAGGTCGATCAGATCGCCCATTACCTTGCGACACTGGGCCTGAAAAAAGGCAGCCGGATAGGCATTTACTCGAACAAACGCGCCGAACAGGTCATCGCCATACTTGCGGTACTCTCCACTGAGTATGTCTTTGTGCCTATCACGAGGCTGCTCAAACCCGAGCAGATCCAGCACATCATCGATGACTGTAATATTTCCTGTATCATTACCGACAAGGTCAAAATAGAAAACATCAAAGCGATAAACTTTGGAGGAAAGATCATCTCCTATGAAGCCAGTGAGCAGAGTGATGTCTCTTTTGAAGAGATATACAAATGCTACACCGCTGAGGTAAAATGTGATGTTAAAGGGCATGACAACGCCGTCATTACCTACAGCTTCGGCTCTTCGGGAAACCCCAGGGGAATCGTCATAGACCACCGCGCCCTGACCGATGGAGCGAGGATCGTCTCAAAGTATTTGAACATTCAAAAAGAGGATGTCATTTCAGGTATCCTCTCGTTCAATCTCGACTACGGTTTGAACCAGATCTTCACGACACTCTATAAAAAAGCGACACTGGCGATCCATAAGTTTGTCCTTCCGGCAGACTTCTTCTCACACCTGATCGATGAGAACATCACGGTACTGCCGTTGATGCCTATACACATTACCCAAATGTTCGATGAAGACCCGCACCGCATCCCGCAGCCGGAACATTTCAGAAACCTTAGAGCGATCACCTCTTCAGGCGGTAACATCACCCCATTGATGGTCAAGAACATCACGACGCATTTCCCCGATACGGCATTCTACTCCATGCACGGTTTGACAGAAGCATTCCGTTCAGCATACCTGGACCCTTCCCAGATACATATACGCCCCAATTCCATAGGAAAGGCGATCCCCGATGTGGAGATCTTCATCATCAACGAGGAGGGGGAAGCGTGTAAGCCAAGAGAGGTAGGTGAGCTGATCCATCGCGGCGCCTGCATCTACAAAGGGTACTGGAATGCACCCGATGAGACGGCAAAACGTTTCAAGAGTATTCATATTCTGGACAAGGTACTGCACCCTGAGGGGCAGCTGACCGATGAGATCGTCATTGCCAGCGGCGATTATGTTTACGCCGATGAAGAGGGGTATATCTATTTCGTTTCACGCAAGGACGACATGATAAAAACCCAGGGCTTCCGTGTCAGTCCCCATGAGATAGAGAGTGTGGTCTATGCCAATATAGAAGAGATAACGGAGTGCGCGGTCTTTTCCATTCCCAACGAGCAGATCGAAGAGGAGATCGTAATGGTCTACGGCGCTAAGCGTGAACTGGCCAAGAACGAGATACTCTTCGAGCTCAAAAAGCACCTGCCGAACTATATGCTCCCCGCACAGATCGTTTACAAAAAGAGTATGCCGCTGAAGTCACTGCACGACAAGGTCATCGACAAAGAGGTACTCAGAAAAGAGTTCCTCATTTAAAAGAGGGAAAGTGGAAGAATATCACTATACAGCCAGGATATACGACCGGCTTCTCGGGCCTTTTATCAAGCCTATCAGAAGAAGTGTGTTGTCACTGGTCAAAAAATACAAGTATACTTATATCCTCGATGTCTGCTGCGGTACGGGTGACCAGCTGAAACTTCTTGGCAAGCATGGGTTTTACGGGGAGGGGATAGACCTTTCTGCTGCGATGCTGGAAGTTGCCGGAACCGGAGAACATAAAGCCAACTGTATACAGCAGGATGCCACACAGATGCATTATGAAGATGCCAAGTTCGACCTGGCGATGACCGCTTTTGCCCTGCATGAAAAAGACCATACCTCTGCCCGGAAGATTGTCGAGGAGATGGTACGCGTAACAAAAGAGGGCGGTGACATTCTCATTGTAGATTACGAACTGAGTGAAAAAACATCCCTATTCTCAAAATGGATGATCTACTTTATCGAGTGGATCGCGGGTGGGGAACACTACCGGAACTTCAAGTCCTACATCCGAAAAGGCGGACTACCCGAACTTCTGTCGGGTATTGAACTGAGAGAAATAGAACGGTATTATTTTGGCCGGCATGGTATTGTGCTGGTTCTTTATCGTAAGAAGGTGTGCTGTTGCACACCCTACGCGTAACCGATATGTATAGCAATTTGATATCCGCAATGATATTGTTGCAGGGTGTGCAACAGCACACCTTTTCACAGCACCCGAATGACCGTGAATCATTCATTGTAACAGACCCCTGAATGTTATTTTTTTATCTTGCCAACTCTAACTTTTTTACGCTAAAATATAGTACTTCAACGGGGGAGAGGGCAATTACGTATGGCATATACCGAAGCAGACACCAGAGCCAAACTCATCGACCCTCAGATCAAATCCAGCAACTGGCTGGAATCCAATATTGTCCGTGAATACTATTTTACTGATGGGCGTAAGTTCATTGGTATGGACAGAACAGAACTCAGAGAGGCATTTGAAGGTGCAGTCAATATCCGTGAGAGGTATTTTGGGTTGCAGAGGGAGATTTATAGATTAGGAATGAAATAGAAACTTTAAATTATTATATTGTACTAATAAGTATTTTTAGGTTAAAAAGGATGAAAATTAATGTATTTAAAACATATGGCTATTAAAAATATTGGACCAATTTCAGAATTAAATATTGAATTACCATTTAATGATGATGGCAATCCTAAACCTATAATTTTTGTAGGTGAAAATGGAGCAGGGAAAACTATTATGCTATCTCAAATTATTGATAGTTTCTATGAAATAGGTGGTGCAGCATTTAATGATATTAAAGTTTCTCAGGGAATGGGACATAAATATTATAAAGTTTCTGGTGCAGTAAATATACAAATTGGAAAGGATAAAGGTTTTTCAGCTTTACAATTTTTAGATAGTACTAATAAAATTGAATACTTAGATAAGGTAGGAGAAATTGCAGATGAACCAAAAACTTATATTTCAAACTTTACACTTACATCTATGACAAAAGAAAATGAAAAAAAAGTTACTAGTTTAAATGATGAAAATAAAAAAGATTTAGAAAGTAATTGGCTCAATGGAGTTTATTTTTATCAGCCTGCTTATAGATATGAAGAACCATTTTGGAAAGTAGATGAATTTAGACATGATGAAAGATTTATGGACTCTACTAGATATAGAGGAGAATTAAGAAAAGAGATAGAAATTATATCTTCAAATAATGAAAATAAACAGTTTGTATTAGATTTAATTTTAGATTATATATTAAGTCAAAATTCAATCCAATCTTTAATAGGTAGTAATGCTGAGGAAAGTCTTAAAGATCCAAATATTTTATTGCAAGTACAAACTAAGGTTTTTGATATAACACTTTGGACAAATATTAATGAAATTTTGAGAAAAGTTAAAGATAATGAACATATTGAGTTTCAAATAGGACAAAGAGGAAAAAATAGAGTTAGTATTTTAGATAAAGAAACAAATACTTTATTGCCAATAAGTAACCTTTCTTTGGGTGAATCAGTTTTGTTGAACCTATTTATAAATATAGTAAGACATGCATGTCAATATAATTCTAAATCTTTAAATGAAATAGTAGGTATTGTAGCTATTGATGAGATAGATATACATTTGCATACAAATTTACAAAGTAAAGTACTACCACAACTCATAAAACTATTTCCAAAAGTACAATTTATTATTACAAGTCATTCTCCTCTATTTTTACTTGGTATGGAGAGAGAATTTGGAGTAGATGGTGTTGAGATTCGAAATATGCCAAATGGAGAGCTTATTACTACAGAAAGGTTTGTTGAGTTTGAAAATGCTTATAAGGTTTTAAAAGAGACTGAAAGATATGAAAATGAAATAAAAGAACAAATCAAAAATAGTACAAAGCCATTAGTTTTTGTAGAGGGTGACTATGACATTAAATATATT
This DNA window, taken from Sulfurovum lithotrophicum, encodes the following:
- a CDS encoding AMP-binding protein → MSVNSIRNLLEIAAQSEPEKIGLRHGHEQYSYAQLIKKVDQIAHYLATLGLKKGSRIGIYSNKRAEQVIAILAVLSTEYVFVPITRLLKPEQIQHIIDDCNISCIITDKVKIENIKAINFGGKIISYEASEQSDVSFEEIYKCYTAEVKCDVKGHDNAVITYSFGSSGNPRGIVIDHRALTDGARIVSKYLNIQKEDVISGILSFNLDYGLNQIFTTLYKKATLAIHKFVLPADFFSHLIDENITVLPLMPIHITQMFDEDPHRIPQPEHFRNLRAITSSGGNITPLMVKNITTHFPDTAFYSMHGLTEAFRSAYLDPSQIHIRPNSIGKAIPDVEIFIINEEGEACKPREVGELIHRGACIYKGYWNAPDETAKRFKSIHILDKVLHPEGQLTDEIVIASGDYVYADEEGYIYFVSRKDDMIKTQGFRVSPHEIESVVYANIEEITECAVFSIPNEQIEEEIVMVYGAKRELAKNEILFELKKHLPNYMLPAQIVYKKSMPLKSLHDKVIDKEVLRKEFLI
- the mltG gene encoding endolytic transglycosylase MltG, translated to MKELFAREYKRILRYIEVIIVIISIAAIYNFVSPSSEHKTFYLTGSSSKEIAKNLEKYGYTVTFIDQVLMHLGTLPKEGWYHVEDTEKSRYSFFSSLHKKKADTMKVVVYAGETAKELCRRLANDMKLDPKKLLEEYEARSRFKEGDIFAQSYTLARKADAFAVMQYLFDRSDKELLTFEKEYFKNKPERFTIQILLTIASIIQKESNSAKEMPLISSVIYNRLEKKMKLQMDSTLNYGKYSHIIVTPERIKTDNTYFNTYKYKGLPPLPLGTVTMEALRATMMPAESEYLFFMLTPSGVHSFAVTYEEHLKNIRAFREYQRKRKAQQEAESNATVKTDTNRTKV
- a CDS encoding glutamate mutase L; translation: MSSKLMIDIGSTYFKVAQEGEIEQYFRDFNKNIFDDLSSKCASLIEQYSEENIHICSSANGGLSTLIIGLTNSFSLKYAINIAFNSGINIIDTVLYPKIEQEPVPTEMIDVVIIVGGIDSVENVFDEKLLDYLDRVNYQNIVYVGTKKSTPFLQENIENIVVLENVISDKLKIQEEALKTYLTDLYQADIMGKEDIKQLYGITTNQIFSTPYIVNRSLSEISEHMDVADPFIVVDIGGATTDIHYSRDLVNDNILTDSGYDRLVFKKLGVFKSRESLVHTAKNNEFVFELLEHLNVTENILEEYSEKATRTLMQLAIFLVLYKVSKHHASYIELNLEILNSIVLTGGITKVLTQEEVDDIILFFYKKILHFHHAPKILLDQNYEIWTYGITGSSLKE
- the glmS gene encoding methylaspartate mutase subunit S, whose protein sequence is MKVVTGVVGNDIHVVANRLIDISLEERGFEVFNLGVNTYLEEFMDAVIETDADVLLISSLNGEAEGWCRDLKILKSQYDFKDVVFMIGGNLGVGEMDPELIVPKFQNYGFDLVFHQVDLNEGLDQLEAALEARK
- a CDS encoding class I SAM-dependent methyltransferase — encoded protein: MEEYHYTARIYDRLLGPFIKPIRRSVLSLVKKYKYTYILDVCCGTGDQLKLLGKHGFYGEGIDLSAAMLEVAGTGEHKANCIQQDATQMHYEDAKFDLAMTAFALHEKDHTSARKIVEEMVRVTKEGGDILIVDYELSEKTSLFSKWMIYFIEWIAGGEHYRNFKSYIRKGGLPELLSGIELREIERYYFGRHGIVLVLYRKKVCCCTPYA
- a CDS encoding methylaspartate mutase, which codes for MSLLQREREIIVNNEYIDRFDFEEVEEFIRGASKNLFISHKFKTADHMLVQPRGGFPTYDKVFQLYKEFKEANVDVLPLTIDSNTRLNDYASAKKMLALSEENDVDMLNGYPLVNHGYRTTRKMITHYDTPVSLRHGTPDARLLVETALASGIFEIEGGPITYLLPYSKNFPMDKAFLYWKYVERVCAKYSELNEPINRESFGPLSATLQPPAIVIVIQLLEMLLSLEEGVKSFSVSFSQTGSMLQDIVSSNVIKKLARKYADRFGHEDATINLVYHQWMGAFPRNKEYSDSLINTSTVIAAMVGADKIITKTRNEAFGIPTKEANAMAVANVKYTLGMLKGLPTVGDEEEEENLTNEVDEILEAVFNDGADTLWRKVFNSIKKGYIDIPFSPHIINANEVITIRDPQSNIRILKKGKLPISEKSFAYERSKIKLAEGERVVDKIIQDIGIML
- a CDS encoding AAA family ATPase, translated to MYLKHMAIKNIGPISELNIELPFNDDGNPKPIIFVGENGAGKTIMLSQIIDSFYEIGGAAFNDIKVSQGMGHKYYKVSGAVNIQIGKDKGFSALQFLDSTNKIEYLDKVGEIADEPKTYISNFTLTSMTKENEKKVTSLNDENKKDLESNWLNGVYFYQPAYRYEEPFWKVDEFRHDERFMDSTRYRGELRKEIEIISSNNENKQFVLDLILDYILSQNSIQSLIGSNAEESLKDPNILLQVQTKVFDITLWTNINEILRKVKDNEHIEFQIGQRGKNRVSILDKETNTLLPISNLSLGESVLLNLFINIVRHACQYNSKSLNEIVGIVAIDEIDIHLHTNLQSKVLPQLIKLFPKVQFIITSHSPLFLLGMEREFGVDGVEIRNMPNGELITTERFVEFENAYKVLKETERYENEIKEQIKNSTKPLVFVEGDYDIKYIKKAAELFDKKDLIEKVKFIDADGYQNLNKIWKHNTNLLQAIPQEMLLLYDCDTKVENKTNDRVFKRIIPYMKENYFDRGIENLFSESTIEKVMKVEKTYIDVTDEIKKTVRGKEIVESKRYDINPDEKGNLCTWLCTNGDKDDFKNFDKVFKIFEEFLKEENSE
- a CDS encoding flavin reductase family protein; translated protein: MIIDFENRVLTEKYALMSQLIIPRPIAWIVTKGEVLNLAPFSYFTGLSSNPPTMIVSIGHRPDGTPKDTLRNLRETKKCVVCMIEEEQLEAMHFSSKGVDADVSESELFDIPMEEVVEGFPPMVKGVKAAFFCEYLQEVDLKGSKTIPVIIEIKHLYINESIITDSEKMTLELDAIARIGKSYAKLGKKITPPDIP
- the rraA gene encoding ribonuclease E activity regulator RraA, which gives rise to MPFYTADISDEHHEKVQVLSPEYHSYGGMEKCKGPIATLKLKEENSDLIKMLKEPGEGRIAVVDVDRAHYAVVGENLMKFAHENGWAGILINGYVRDTHITKTIPVGLWALGTCPRKSHTKQPGERDVTFTFGGVFFKNGEILLADHDGIIVIDEESLEG